The Bacteroidales bacterium genome window below encodes:
- a CDS encoding GIY-YIG nuclease family protein: protein MDKYFVYVLKSVSSGKHYTGQTMDVQRRIIEHNEGTLGKFTKNKGPWNLIFSKEFDSRAEAMRYEKYLKSGVGRDFLKNNVTDY from the coding sequence ATGGATAAATATTTTGTTTATGTTTTGAAAAGTGTTTCTTCTGGTAAACATTATACGGGTCAAACAATGGATGTTCAACGCAGAATTATTGAGCATAATGAAGGGACGCTTGGTAAGTTTACTAAAAACAAAGGCCCTTGGAATTTAATTTTTTCAAAAGAATTTGATTCCAGAGCCGAAGCTATGCGTTATGAAAAATATTTAAAATCCGGTGTTGGTAGAGATTTCTTAAAAAATAATGTAACTGATTACTAA
- a CDS encoding GIY-YIG nuclease family protein, whose amino-acid sequence MGKFFVYVLKSVSSGKHYTGQTNDIHRRIYEHNAEILGKFTKNKGPWILIFSKEFDSRAEAMQYEKYLKSGVGRDFLKNNVT is encoded by the coding sequence ATGGGGAAATTTTTTGTCTATGTTCTTAAAAGTGTTTCTTCCGGTAAACATTATACCGGGCAGACTAATGATATTCATCGTAGAATTTATGAACATAATGCTGAAATACTTGGAAAGTTTACTAAAAACAAAGGTCCATGGATTTTGATTTTTTCAAAAGAATTTGATTCAAGAGCCGAAGCTATGCAATACGAAAAATATTTAAAATCCGGTGTTGGTAGAGATTTCTTAAAAAATAATGTAACTG
- the ruvC gene encoding crossover junction endodeoxyribonuclease RuvC, whose translation MNEKIILGIDPGTNIMGYGFILNKNKTIELITMGVVKLDKLDNQPLKLKKIFESVSELIERYKPDEFSIEAPFYGKNVQSMLKLGRAQGVAIAAALNRSLPVFEYSPRKIKQAITGNGNASKEQVAAMLCTLMNIKETPQFFDATDGLAAAVCHYFQNKVSITDDKKYSGWKTFINNNPDRQVKPR comes from the coding sequence ATGAACGAAAAAATTATTTTAGGAATCGATCCGGGAACAAACATAATGGGCTACGGCTTCATCCTGAATAAAAATAAAACTATTGAACTGATTACGATGGGAGTAGTAAAACTCGACAAACTCGATAATCAGCCATTAAAACTAAAAAAAATTTTTGAATCGGTATCAGAATTAATTGAAAGATATAAACCCGATGAATTTTCCATTGAAGCTCCTTTCTATGGAAAAAATGTTCAATCGATGCTTAAACTTGGTAGAGCGCAGGGAGTTGCAATTGCAGCTGCATTGAATCGTTCGCTTCCGGTTTTTGAATATTCGCCACGAAAAATAAAACAGGCAATTACCGGAAATGGTAATGCTTCAAAAGAGCAAGTTGCTGCCATGCTGTGTACTTTGATGAATATAAAAGAAACACCACAGTTCTTCGATGCAACGGATGGTTTGGCTGCTGCCGTTTGTCATTATTTCCAGAATAAAGTTTCTATAACTGATGATAAAAAATATTCGGGATGGAAAACTTTTATTAACAACAATCCCGACAGACAGGTAAAACCCAGATAG
- a CDS encoding alpha-amylase: MKNNNGTLMQYFHWYYPNDGSLWKKVATEAKNLAESGITALWLPPAYKATKGIDDTGYGVYDLYDLGEFDQKGTIRTKYGTKDEYLNAISAAHKAKIQVYADVVLNHKAGADDYERVEAKRVYADNRNIEYGEPDYIDAWTSFKFPGRNGKYSQFQWFWKHFDGVDWDENKKEKAIFKFTMRDSNWEPILDPEVGNYDYLMFADIDFMDPDVNNELRTWGKWYIDFTGVDGFRLDAIKHIKFDFFRDWLNDMRSYSKKDLFTVGEYWNYNLRILLLYLEKSNYEMSLFDAPLHMNFYNASKEGRDYDLRKIFDNTLLQVMPINTVTVVENHDTQPLQSLESTVDYWFKPLAYSIILLRAEGYPCIFYPDYYGASYRDYGRDGKQYDIALAPVQKLQELIKARQLFAYGQQRDYFDHPNVIGWTREGDTDHPNSGIAVLLSNGDDGWKWMEVGKAHAGKIFIDFLGNHSGEVTINTDGWGEFKTKGGSVSAWVCKN, from the coding sequence ATGAAAAATAATAATGGCACTTTAATGCAATATTTCCATTGGTATTATCCGAATGATGGTTCACTTTGGAAAAAAGTAGCAACAGAAGCAAAGAATCTTGCAGAATCAGGAATAACAGCTCTTTGGTTACCACCTGCATATAAAGCTACAAAAGGTATTGATGATACGGGTTATGGTGTTTATGATTTATACGATTTGGGTGAATTCGATCAGAAAGGTACCATCAGAACAAAATATGGAACCAAAGATGAATACCTTAATGCTATTAGCGCAGCACACAAAGCGAAAATTCAGGTATATGCCGATGTTGTTCTTAATCATAAAGCGGGTGCCGATGATTACGAACGTGTTGAAGCCAAAAGGGTTTATGCCGATAATCGCAATATTGAATATGGCGAACCTGATTATATTGATGCGTGGACATCATTTAAATTTCCGGGTAGAAATGGAAAGTATTCACAATTTCAGTGGTTCTGGAAACACTTTGATGGCGTTGATTGGGATGAGAACAAAAAAGAAAAAGCCATCTTTAAATTTACAATGAGAGATTCGAATTGGGAGCCTATCTTAGATCCGGAAGTTGGGAATTACGATTACCTGATGTTTGCTGATATTGATTTTATGGATCCTGATGTGAATAACGAACTAAGGACTTGGGGCAAGTGGTATATCGATTTCACTGGTGTTGACGGGTTTCGTCTTGATGCCATCAAGCATATTAAATTCGATTTTTTCAGAGACTGGCTTAACGATATGCGTTCTTATTCCAAGAAAGATCTTTTTACTGTTGGAGAATATTGGAATTATAACTTGCGCATTCTGTTATTGTATTTAGAAAAATCAAATTATGAAATGTCGTTATTCGATGCGCCTCTTCATATGAACTTTTATAATGCTTCAAAAGAAGGCCGGGATTACGATTTACGCAAAATATTTGATAATACATTATTACAGGTAATGCCAATAAACACTGTAACTGTTGTTGAAAATCATGATACGCAACCTTTGCAGTCGCTCGAATCAACTGTTGATTATTGGTTCAAACCATTGGCATATTCAATTATCTTATTAAGAGCTGAAGGTTATCCATGTATTTTTTATCCAGATTATTATGGCGCATCATACAGGGATTACGGCAGAGATGGCAAACAATATGACATTGCACTTGCACCTGTTCAAAAACTTCAGGAACTGATAAAAGCACGACAACTTTTTGCTTATGGTCAACAACGCGATTATTTTGATCATCCTAATGTAATAGGCTGGACAAGGGAAGGAGACACAGATCATCCCAATTCAGGAATAGCTGTACTATTAAGTAATGGCGATGACGGATGGAAATGGATGGAAGTGGGAAAAGCACATGCAGGTAAAATATTTATTGATTTTCTTGGTAATCATTCGGGTGAAGTTACAATCAATACAGATGGCTGGGGTGAATTTAAAACAAAGGGAGGTTCAGTTTCTGCATGGGTCTGTAAAAATTAA
- the malQ gene encoding 4-alpha-glucanotransferase, with amino-acid sequence MFSRSSGILLHISSLPGKYGIGSLGKEAFKFADFLSNAGQSLWQILPLCPTGSGNCPYQGLSAFAGNHIFIDVDILVSDGFLKQRDLEGFHFTDKMEYSQIIIHKTHLFKKAYSNFIFNKFSERDEYNEFCFSNASWLNDYALFMALLEQYNGQPWHKWERALKFREKKALIKTTKKLEQEIGFHKFLQFIFFRQWFSLKKYVNEKGIKIIGDNPIYLSYESCDVWANPELFFLDENLNPLKVSGVPPDFFNSDGQMWGHPLYNWKVHKKTNFSWWIDNMKATLDIVDILRIDHFIGFINYWAIPYGEKTAKNGKWEKAPGNDLFKCLKKALGNIPLIAEDLGNKTEKVDKLMKSMNFPGMALLQEGITGGSGHPFAPHNFDSVNHVIYTSTHDSNTVKGWFSQLNRSDKKQVMKYLGCDENNVVKDMIKQAWSSVAIFSIAQMQDILELGSDARMNIPGTITNNWQWRLKANYLHKSNIDWLSEITKQYNR; translated from the coding sequence ATGTTTTCACGCAGTAGCGGAATATTACTACATATATCATCATTACCCGGAAAATACGGGATAGGTAGTCTTGGTAAAGAAGCATTTAAATTTGCTGATTTTCTAAGTAATGCCGGTCAATCATTATGGCAGATTCTTCCTTTATGTCCAACAGGTTCGGGTAACTGTCCTTATCAAGGACTTTCAGCATTTGCCGGTAATCATATTTTTATTGATGTGGATATTCTTGTTTCTGATGGTTTTTTGAAGCAGCGGGATCTAGAAGGATTCCACTTCACAGATAAAATGGAATATTCACAGATTATAATTCATAAAACTCATTTATTTAAAAAAGCATATTCAAATTTTATTTTTAATAAATTTTCTGAGAGAGATGAATACAATGAATTCTGCTTTAGTAATGCATCATGGCTTAACGATTACGCTCTATTTATGGCATTGTTGGAGCAATACAACGGACAACCATGGCATAAATGGGAAAGGGCTTTAAAGTTTCGTGAAAAGAAAGCATTAATAAAAACTACAAAAAAACTTGAACAGGAGATTGGCTTTCATAAATTTTTACAATTCATTTTTTTCAGGCAATGGTTTTCTTTAAAAAAATATGTTAATGAAAAAGGCATAAAAATAATAGGCGATAACCCTATATATTTATCTTACGAAAGTTGCGATGTGTGGGCTAATCCTGAACTTTTTTTTCTTGATGAAAATCTTAATCCATTAAAAGTTTCAGGAGTTCCGCCTGATTTTTTCAATTCAGATGGACAAATGTGGGGACATCCATTATATAATTGGAAGGTTCATAAAAAAACAAATTTTTCCTGGTGGATCGATAATATGAAAGCAACTTTAGACATTGTAGATATTTTGCGTATTGATCATTTTATTGGTTTTATTAACTATTGGGCAATTCCTTATGGAGAAAAAACTGCAAAAAATGGAAAATGGGAGAAAGCGCCGGGGAATGATTTATTTAAATGTTTGAAGAAAGCATTAGGGAATATTCCGCTTATTGCAGAAGATCTGGGAAATAAAACAGAAAAAGTGGATAAGTTAATGAAAAGTATGAATTTCCCAGGCATGGCATTACTTCAGGAAGGTATTACAGGTGGAAGCGGTCATCCATTTGCACCACATAATTTCGATTCAGTTAATCATGTAATTTATACCAGTACACATGACAGCAATACAGTAAAAGGATGGTTTAGTCAACTTAATCGTTCAGATAAAAAGCAGGTAATGAAATATCTTGGATGTGATGAAAATAATGTTGTAAAAGATATGATAAAACAAGCATGGTCGTCAGTAGCAATCTTTTCAATAGCGCAAATGCAAGATATTTTGGAACTGGGTAGTGATGCCAGGATGAATATTCCCGGAACCATTACAAACAACTGGCAATGGCGGCTTAAAGCGAATTATTTACATAAATCAAATATTGATTGGCTTTCCGAAATAACCAAACAATATAATAGATAG
- a CDS encoding adenosine kinase — translation MKKILGIGNALVDLMTQINDDSLLSELKLPKGSMQLVDKNVSRNIIEKTKNFKRTITSGGSAANTIHGLSSLGIKTGFIGKVGKDEMGKYFKDDMEKNKIKTYLLESSSDSGVAVALVSPDGERTFAVHLGAAVELIAEDIKTEFFKGYDLLHIEGYLLQNYSLIETACGLAKKNGLKVSLDLASFNVVEAHRDFLEYISKEYADIIFANEDEAKAMTGHHPEEALNHIAQWCDVAVVKTGKKGSLVKTNGEIFKIDSINTNVVDTTGAGDLYAAGFLFGLLNEISINECGRIGSLLGKHVIEQIGAKIPDDVWGEIKKMI, via the coding sequence ATGAAGAAAATTTTGGGTATTGGAAATGCGTTGGTTGACTTGATGACACAAATAAATGATGATTCTTTACTTTCGGAATTAAAACTTCCTAAAGGAAGCATGCAGCTTGTCGATAAAAATGTTTCGCGTAATATTATTGAAAAAACAAAAAATTTTAAACGTACCATTACAAGTGGAGGTTCTGCAGCAAATACCATACATGGGCTTTCAAGTTTAGGTATAAAAACTGGATTTATTGGCAAAGTTGGAAAAGATGAAATGGGTAAGTATTTTAAGGATGATATGGAGAAAAACAAAATTAAAACATATCTACTTGAAAGCAGTTCAGATTCAGGAGTTGCTGTTGCTCTTGTAAGCCCTGATGGTGAAAGAACTTTTGCCGTACATCTTGGTGCAGCAGTAGAACTTATTGCAGAAGATATTAAAACGGAATTTTTTAAAGGATACGACCTTCTTCATATAGAAGGTTATCTTTTACAGAATTATTCTCTTATTGAAACAGCTTGTGGTTTGGCTAAAAAAAATGGATTAAAGGTTTCCCTTGATCTTGCAAGTTTTAATGTTGTGGAAGCTCATCGCGACTTTTTGGAATATATCAGTAAAGAATATGCAGATATTATATTTGCAAACGAAGATGAAGCTAAAGCAATGACTGGTCATCATCCCGAAGAAGCTTTAAACCATATTGCGCAATGGTGCGATGTAGCTGTAGTGAAAACTGGTAAAAAAGGGTCGCTGGTAAAAACAAACGGAGAAATATTTAAAATAGATTCAATAAATACAAATGTTGTTGATACTACTGGTGCGGGAGATTTATATGCAGCAGGATTCCTTTTTGGTTTATTAAATGAAATATCTATTAATGAATGTGGACGAATAGGTTCATTATTGGGTAAACATGTGATTGAACAGATTGGAGCTAAAATACCTGATGATGTTTGGGGAGAAATAAAAAAGATGATATAA